One Oncorhynchus masou masou isolate Uvic2021 chromosome 18, UVic_Omas_1.1, whole genome shotgun sequence DNA window includes the following coding sequences:
- the itih6 gene encoding inter-alpha-trypsin inhibitor heavy chain H6 isoform X1 produces MTMGKVDLKIRCIFFFIIISVQRGFSEEFGAHQGAKGILLQRVRRQSKAAKSVLKVTDYHVRCSVVSRYAHTTIQSSVWNQLPVTKEAAFEVDLPSAAFISNFTITSNDKVYIAQVKERSVARKMYDAAKKQGKTAGLVATKEREIEKFRVAVSVPSGTRMSFSLSYEELLPRRLGRYELTLGLRPGGLVTNLTLDVSIAERTGLSFIKVLPLKTSRLLSNTVTGESEAPASTQVQQNPRCARVHYSPSLQQQSSASSKGLNADYIIQYDVELSDLIGDIQVFDGYFVHYFAPRGLPVVPKDVIFVIDVSGSMIGTKIKQTKQAMSTILGDLREEDHFNIITFSDKVHTWRKGRTVRATRINIRDAKDFVKRIIAEGWTNINAALLSAAQLVNPPSSSGGTRRVPLVIFLTDGEATIGVTSGDIILSNAKSALGATSLFGLAFGDDADFPLLRRLALDNRGVARMVYEDADAALQLKGFYDEVASPLLSDIQLTYMDDQAFDVTRSLFPNYFQGSELVVTGKVKPGVRDLKVSLTASGSKQKVKVENEVLVSNGEGNRTVLSMGCPGGMDGIPSFVQRLWAYFTIKELLLAKLNTTDPNIQKLLGEKATNLSLKYNFVTPVTSLIVVKPDADEIPTSASTTTVRPTTTTGTTTTTVAHTPATNIASSIPVKKPRMIKAKPDPLVTKPPPQPRKGSTPPTKPNPVKTVAPPSPKKTTTTTTPSPSAVKTVPVPLSGKISTPPPSSPKTAPALPARIVSTPLPNLLKTATAPAPGKTTTTTPAPTTVKTIPTTTTTTTQRKTVKTTVPTTVKTTTSTTTTTSVRADPTPAPQPGKPTTPLPISVRTALPPLRISLSSLSSFSSSENTTMSAADANQPQVTTHLYSLKYVPPTPAPQGSNTDTDPDVDQIATFVSATFSPMPGVTDGPKLWEAAGLLDVSTSNQLQRKDMEVVKDYDATYDNDLDYDSWDESASNPWPPPPSRLSSVRVFSSSVDGDPHFVVQLPKLKQNLCFTVDGRANDVLRLLEDSERGIMVDGHLMWAPSKQDVEDRSRTYFDQITISTRGGTGVLGAIMITLSLDAVVVEGEGQDTLHTNQEGSVTRQGVMVSMESRDDFHQSCWIELTKDIRFLVLFHHYRHPSYLQMAHLGFYITDGQGLSLSTKGLLGQFQHADMRVTLMKDPRDTLRQPSKEGVLRWGVINMPVTLQDKTLKDTVRKGHLGSCWVVPKAQVERLLGHPYQSYVVDHL; encoded by the exons CACCTCAAATGACAAAGTGTACATTGcccaggtgaaggagaggagtgTCGCCAGGAAGATGTATGACGCAGCCAAGAAACAAGGAAAAACAGCTGGACTTGTTGCCACCAA agagagggagatcgagAAGTTCCGCGTGGCGGTGAGTGTTCCCTCGGGGACCCGgatgtccttctctctgtcctacGAGGAGCTGCTGCCCCGCAGGTTGGGTCGCTATGAACTGACCCTGGGTCTGAGGCCTGGAGGACTGGTGACTAACCTCACCCTGGACGTCAGTATTGCAGAGAGGACAGGACTCAGCTTCATCAAGGTCCTCCCACTGAAGACCAGTCGACTGCTCTCCAACACTGTCACAG GTGAGTCTGAGGCTCCAGCCTCCACCCAGGTCCAGCAGAACCCTCGTTGTGCTCGTGTGCACTACAGCCCCAGCCTGCAGCAGCAGAGCAGTGCCTCTTCTAAGGGACTCAACGCTGACTACATCATCCAGTACGATGTAGAACTCAGTGACCTCATTGGGGACATACag GTGTTTGATGGATACTTTGTCCACTACTTTGCACCTCGGGGGCTTCCTGTTGTCCCCAAGGATGTAATCTTTGTCATTGATGTCAGTGGCTCCATGATTGGCACCAAGATCAAACAG ACAAAGCAGGCGATGTCCACTATCCTGGGGGACCTGCGTGAGGAGGACCACTTCAACATCATCACTTTCTCAGACAAGGTACACACCTGGAGGAAGGGTCGCACAGTGAGGGCCACGCGGATTAACATACGAGACGCTAAGGACTTTGTCAAGAGGATCATCGCTGAAGGAT GGACCAACATCAatgcagccctcctctcagccgCCCAGCTGGtcaaccctccctcctcctccggTGGTACCCGCCGGGTCCCTCTGGTCATCTTCCTGACGGACGGTGAGGCTACCATCGGCGTGACATCCGGTGACATCATCCTGAGCAACGCTAAGAGCGCCCTAGGGGCCACCTCTCTGTTCGGCCTGGCTTTCGGTGATGACGCCGACTTCCCTTTGCTACGGCGCCTGGCACTGGACAACCGCGGCGTGGCGAGGATGGTGTACGAGGATGCGGACGCCGCACTCCAGCTGAAGGGATTCTACGATGAGGTGGCCAGCCCGCTACTGTCAGACATCCAGCTGACCTACATGGACGACCAGGCCTTTGACGTCACACGCTCCCTCTTCCCTAACTACTTCCAGGGCTCCGAGCTGGTGGTCACTGGGAAGGTCAAGCCAGGGGTCAGGGACCTGAAG GTGTCTCTGACAGCCAGTGGCTCCAAGCAGAAGGTGAAGGTGGAGAATGAGGTGTTGGTGTCTAATGGAGAGGGGAATAGGACAGTGCTCTCTATGGGCTGCCCTGGGGGCATGGATGGGATCCCCAGCTTTGTACAGCGTCTCTGGGCTTACTTCACTATCAAAGAGCTGCTGCTGGCCAAACTGAACACCACTGACCCTAACATACAGAAACTGCTGGGAGAGAAGGCCACCAACCTCTCCCTCAAGTACAACTTTGTCACTCCTGTTACTTCCCTCATTGTAGTTAAGCCTGATGCTGATGAAATTCCTACCTCAGCGTCAACTACAACGGTTcgacccaccaccaccacaggtACTACAACAACCACAGTAGCCCACACACCTGCCACCAACATAGCCTCCTCAATCCCTGTGAAAAAGCCCAGGATGATCAAAGCTAAACCAGACCCTCTTGTCACAAAGCCTCCACCTCAACCCAGAAAGGGCTCCACCCCACCAACAAAACCCAACCCAGTGAAAACAGTGGCTCCACCATCCCCCAAGAAAACGACTACAACTACCACCCCCAGCCCCAGTGCTGTCAAAAccgtccctgtccctctctcaggGAAaatctctacccctcctcccagCTCTCCTAAAACTGCTCCTGCCCTTCCTGCCAGAATAGTCAGTACCCCCCTGCCCAACTTGCTCAAAACAGCCACCGCTCCTGCACCTGGGAAAACCACCACCACAACCCCTGCACCCACCACAGTGAAGACCAtccctacaaccaccaccactaccacccaaCGCAAAACAGTAAAGACTACAGTCCCTACAACTGTGAAAACCactacctccactaccaccaccacctcagtcaGAGCCGACCCAACCCCTGCTCCACAGCCTGGGAAACCCACTACGCCCCTGCCCATCTCTGTTAGAACAGCCCTCCCGCCACTTAGAatatccctctcatccctctcatccttctcttcctcaGAAAACACCACCATGTCTGCCGCTGATGCCAACCAACCTCAGGTCACCACACACCTGTACAGTCTTAAGTATGTCCCTCCTACTCCAGCTCCACAGGGCagtaacacagacacagacccagatgtGGACCAGATTGCCACCTTTGTCTCTGCCACGTTTTCCCCCATGCCAGGCGTTACAGACGGACCAAAACTGTGGGAGGCTGCAGGACTATTGG ATGTCTCTACTTCCAATCAGCTCCAGAGAAAAG ATATGGAGGTGGTTAAAG ATTATGATGCAACCTACGACAATGACCTTGACTATGATTCCT GGGATGAATCAGCATCAAATCCTT GGCCGCCCCCCCCCTCCAGactgagctctgtcagagtcttCTCCTCTTCTG TTGATGGAGACCCTCACTTTGTGGTCCAACTCCCTAAACTGAAACAGAATCTCTGTTTCACGGTGGATGGCAGGGCCAACGATGTACTGAGACTGCTGGAAGACTCAGAGAGAG GTATCATGGTGGATGGTCATTTGATGTGGGCTCCGTCCAAACAAGACGTCGAAGACCGTTCCCGTACATACTTTGACCAGATAACCATCTCCACCAGGGGCGGGACAGGTGTGCTGGGCGCCATAATGATCACCCTCTCATTGGATgctgtggtggtggagggggaggggcaggacACCCTACACACCAATCAGGAGGGATCTGTTACAAGGCAGGGTGTGATGGTTTCCATGGAAAGCAGAGATGACTTCCATCAGAGCTGTTGGATCGAGCTGACGAAGGACATTCGTTTCCTGGTTCTCTTCCACCACTACAGACACCCCAGCTACCTGCAGATGGCACACCTCGGATTCTACATCACTGACGGACAGGGCCTCTCTCTTTCAACCAAAGGCCTACTGG GCCAGTTCCAGCATGCTGACATGCGTGTCACGCTGATGAAGGACCCTCGTGACACACTGCGTCAGCCCAGTAAAGAGGGGGTGCTGAGGTGGGGGGTGATAAACATGCCCGTCACCCTACAGGACAAGACCCTGAAGGACACAGTGAGGAAAGGTCACCTGGGAAGTTGTTGGGTCGTGCCCAAGGCGCAGGTGGAGAGACTGCTGGGGCATCCCTACCAGAGCTATGTGGTGGATCACCTGTAA
- the LOC135504061 gene encoding rab GDP dissociation inhibitor alpha-like, producing MDEEYDVIVLGTGLTECILSGIMSVNGKKVLHMDRNPYYGGESSSITPLEELYKRFELPDSPPESMGRGRDWNVDLIPKFLMANGQLVKMLLYTEVTRYLDFKVVEGSFVYKGGKIYKVPSTETEALASNLMGMFEKRRFRKFLVFVANFDENDPKTFEGVDPKVTTMRDVYKKFDLGQDVIDFTGHALALYRTDDYLDVPCLETINRIKLYSESLARYGKSPYLYPLYGLGELPQGFARLSAIYGGTYMLNKPVEEIVMEDGHVVGVKSEGEVARCKQLICDPSYIQDRVRKAGQVIRVICILSHPIKDTNDANSCQIIIPQNQVNRKSDIYVCMISYAHNVAAQGKYIAIVSTTVETNEPEAEIEPALELLEPIDQKFVSLSDLYEPTDDGTESQIFASSAYDATTHFETTCNDIKDIYKRMTGSDFDFENMKRKQNDVFGEDEQ from the exons ATGGATGAGGAATATGATGTGATCGTTTTGGGCACCGGACTCACG GAATGCATCCTCTCTGGGATCATGTCTGTGAATGGAAAGAAAGTTCTGCACATGGACAGGAACCCCTACTATGGAGGTGAAAGCTCCTCCATCACCCCTCTTGAAGAG CTGTATAAGCGGTTTGAGCTGCCTGACAGCCCTCCAGAGTCTATGGGTCGTGGAAGAGACTGGAACGTGGACCTCATCCCCAAATTTCTTATGGCCAATG GTCAGCTTGTGAAAATGCTGCTATACACAGAAGTGACACGATACCTGGACTTCAAAGTAGTGGAGGGTAGTTTTGTGTACAAGGGAGGAAAGATCTACAAGGTTCCTTCAACTGAGACTGAGGCTCTAGCTTCAA ATCTTATGGGTATGTTTGAGAAGAGAAGGTTCCGGAAATTCCTTGTGTTTGTGGCCAACTTTGACGAGAACGACCCTAAGACCTTCGAGGGCGTCGACCCCAAAGTCACCACCATGAGAGATGTGTACAAGAAGTTTGACCTGGGTCAGGATGTCATCGACTTCACTGGCCACGCCCTGGCCCTCTACAGGACAGACGA CTACCTTGATGTGCCCTGTTTGGAGACCATCAATCGTATCAAGCTGTACAGTGAATCCCTGGCCCGATATGGGAAAAGCCCCTACCTGTACCCCCTCTATGGCCTGGGGGAGCTGCCTCAAGGATTTGCCAG ATTGAGTGCAATTTATGGAGGAACCTACATGCTCAACAAACCAGTGGAGGAGATAGTGATGGAGGATGGCCATGTGGTGGGAGTGAAGTCTGAGGGAGAG GTGGCTCGGTGCAAACAGCTGATCTGTGACCCCAGCTACATCCAGGACCGTGTGCGTAAGGCAGGTCAGGTGATCAGGGTCATCTGTATCCTCAGCCACCCGATCAAGGACACCAACGACGCCAACTCCTGTCAGATTATCATCCCCCAGAACCAGGTCAACCGCAAGTCAG ACATCTACGTGTGTATGATCTCCTATGCCCACAATGTGGCGGCCCAGGGGAAGTACATTGCCATTGTCAGCACCACTGTGGAGACCAACGAGCCTGAGGCTGAGATAGAGCCTGCTCTGGAGCTGCTGGAACCCATTGACCAGAA GTTTGTATCCCTCAGTGACCTCTATGAGCCCACAGACGACGGTACTGAGAGTCAG ATATTTGCCTCATCGGCCTACGACGCCACCACTCACTTCGAGACCACCTGCAACGACATCAAGGACATCTACAAGCGTATGACCGGAAGCGACTTTGACTTTGAGAACATGAAACGCAAACAGAACGATGTGTTTGGGGAGGATGAGCAATGA